A window of the Thunnus albacares chromosome 15, fThuAlb1.1, whole genome shotgun sequence genome harbors these coding sequences:
- the LOC122998860 gene encoding cytochrome P450 1B1-like: MIGELQDNTMTQVDTEFGVKGSSIMREWSGQVQPALVASFIFLVCLEACLWVRNLRLKRRLPGPFAWPVVGNAMQLGQMPHITFAKLAKKYGNVYQIRLGCSDIVVLNGDKAIRQALVQHSTEFAGRPNFVSFQAVSGGKSMTFTNYSKQWKMHRKIAQSTIRAFSSANSQTKKVFEQQIVAEATDLVEIFLKLSAQCQYFNPAHELTVAAANVICALCFGKRYGHDDVEFRALLQRIDQFGQTVGAGSLVDVMPWLQSFPNPVRSIFKNFKDLNQEFFGFVQSKVEEHRETFDPEVTRDMSDAIIGVIDKADSDNGLTKGHTEGTVSDLIGAGLDTISTALHWILLLLAKHPELQTKLQKLIDKVVGRNRLPSVEDRGCLAYLDAFIYETMRFTSFVPVTIPHSTTSDVTIEGLHIPKDMVVFINQWSINHDPLKWKDPHIFDPSRFLDENGSLDKDLTNSVMIFSAGKRRCIGDQIAKVEIFLFFAILLHQCSFEKGPDEDLSLNCSYGLTLKPLDYKITAKLRGELLKDQ, from the coding sequence ATGATAGGTGAACTACAAGATAACACGATGACTCAAGTGGACACTGAGTTTGGTGTGAAGGGCAGCAGCATCATGAGAGAATGGAGTGGACAGGTCCAGCCTGCTCTGGTTGCTTCCTTTATTTTCCTTGTCTGTCTGGAAGCCTGTCTGTGGGTCAGGAACCTGAGGCTCAAGAGAAGATTGCCAGGACCCTTTGCCTGGCCAGTGGTGGGCAACGCCATGCAGCTGGGCCAAATGCCTCACATCACCTTTGCCAAACTAGCTAAAAAATATGGCAATGTGTACCAGATACGGCTAGGTTGCAGCGATATTGTGGTTCTGAATGGAGACAAGGCAATACGTCAGGCTCTGGTACAGCACAGCACAGAGTTTGCAGGCAGACCAAACTTTGTGTCTTTTCAGGCTGTCTCAGGGGGGAAAAGTATGACTTTCACCAATTACAGCAAACAGTGGAAGATGCACAGAAAGATTGCTCAATCAACAATCAGAGCATTCTCATCTGCCAACAGCCAgacaaaaaaagtctttgagCAGCAAATTGTGGCTGAAGCCACAGACCTAGTTGAGATTTTCCTTAAACTCAGTGCTCAGTGCCAGTATTTCAACCCTGCTCATGAGCTGACAGTAGCTGCAGCTAATGTGATTTGTGCCTTGTGCTTTGGAAAACGTTATGGACATGATGATGTTGAGTTTAGAGCCTTGTTACAGAGGATAGATCAGTTTGGACAGACAGTGGGGGCTGGCAGCTTGGTAGACGTAATGCCATGGCTTCAGTCTTTCCCCAATCCAGTCCGCAGTATCTTCAAGAACTTCAAAGACCTGAACCAAGAGTTCTTTGGGTTTGTCCAGAGTAAGGTGGAAGAGCACAGAGAGACCTTTGATCCAGAGGTAACAAGGGATATGAGTGATGCCATTATTGGTGTGATTGACAAGGCTGACAGTGACAACGGACTCACTAAAGGTCACACAGAAGGAACAGTGTCAGATCTGATTGGCGCAGGTTTGGATACTATTTCCACTGCTCTTCACTGGATTCTCCTTCTCTTGGCAAAACATCCTGAACTCCAAACGAAACTCCAGAAGCTCATTGACAAGGTGGTGGGGCGAAACAGGCTGCCATCTGTGGAGGACAGAGGTTGCTTGGCTTACCTAGACGCCTTCATCTATGAAACAATGCGATTCACAAGCTTTGTCCCCGTCACCATCCCGCATTCCACAACCTCAGACGTCACTATCGAAGGTCTCCACATCCCCAAAGACATGGTGGTCTTCATCAATCAGTGGTCTATCAATCATGACCCCCTGAAGTGGAAGGATCCACATATCTTTGACCCCTCACGCTTCCTAGACGAAAATGGCTCCCTGGACAAGGATCTCACCAACAGCGTTATGATTTTCTCAGCAGGGAAGAGAAGATGTATTGGGGATCAAATTGCCAAAGTAGAGATATTTTTGTTCTTTGCAATTCTTCTTCACCAATGTAGCTTTGAGAAAGGCCCCGATGAAGACCTGTCTCTAAACTGCTCCTATGGTTTAACACTGAAGCCTTTAGATTACAAGATCACTGCCAAACTCAGGGGAGAATTACTTAAAGACCAATGA
- the LOC122998977 gene encoding cytochrome P450 1B1-like translates to MALDTEFGVKGSSIIREWSGQVQPALVASFIFLFCLEACLWVRNLRLKRRLPGPFAWPVVGNAMQLGQMPHITFAKLAKKYGNVYQIRLGCSDIVVLNGDRAIRQALIQHSREFAGRPNFASFQMISGGRSMTFTNYSKQWKAHRKIAQSSLRAFSSANSQTKKAFEQHVTAEAMELVQVFLRHSTDGRYFDPAHEFKVAAANVICALCFGRRYGHDDLEFRTLLGRVDKFGETIGAGSLVDVMPWLQSFPNPVRSVYENFKNLNEEFFAYVKDKVVQHRESFNPDVTRDMSDAIINVIEHGKDSGLTKEFVEATVTDLIGAGQDTASTFMQWIVLLLVKYPDIQAKLHELIDKVVGQDRLPSIEDRSSLAYLDAFIYETMRFTSFVPVTIPHSTTSDVTIEGLHIPKDTVVFINQWSVNHDPLKWKDPHIFDPTRFLDEKGALDKDMTNNVMIFSMGKRRCIGDQIAKVKVFLFTAVLLHQCSFESDPSQPLTLDCSYGLSLKPLRFCVNAKLRGKLLGLVSPA, encoded by the coding sequence ATGGCACTGGACACTGAGTTTGGTGTGAAGGGCAGCAGCATCATCAGAGAATGGAGTGGACAGGTCCAGCCTGCTCTGGTTGCTtcctttattttcctcttctgtctggAAGCCTGTCTGTGGGTCAGGAACCTGAGGCTCAAGAGAAGACTGCCAGGACCCTTTGCCTGGCCAGTGGTGGGCAACGCCATGCAGCTGGGCCAAATGCCTCACATCACCTTTGCCAAACTAGCCAAAAAATATGGCAATGTGTACCAGATACGACTAGGTTGCAGTGACATTGTGGTTCTGAATGGAGACAGGGCGATACGTCAGGCTCTGATACAGCACAGCAGAGAGTTTGCAGGCAGACCAAACTTTGCCTCTTTCCAGATGATCTCTGGAGGCAGGAGCATGACATTTACTAATTACAGCAAACAGTGGAAAGCGCACAGGAAAATTGCCCAGTCCAGCCTTAGAGCCTTTTCCTCTGCAAACAGTCAGACCAAAAAAGCCTTTGAGCAGCATGTTACGGCTGAGGCCATGGAACTGGTGCAGGTATTTCTGCGCCACAGCACTGATGGACGGTATTTTGACCCTGCTCATGAATTTAAAGTAGCTGCTGCTAATGTGATATGCGCTCTCTGCTTTGGGAGGCGATACGGACATGATGACCTGGAATTCAGGACCCTGTTGGGAAGGGTGGACAAGTTTGGAGAGACAATAGGGGCAGGTAGCTTGGTAGATGTCATGCCCTGGCTTCAGTCCTTCCCTAACCCGGTCCGCAGTGTCtatgaaaactttaaaaacctGAACGAGGAGTTTTTCGCCTATGTGAAAGATAAAGTGGTGCAGCACAGAGAGTCCTTTAACCCTGACGTGACCCGGGACATGAGTGACGCCATCATCAATGTGATTGAGCACGGGAAGGACAGCGGACTGACCAAAGAGTTTGTAGAAGCAACTGTCACAGATTTAATTGGAGCAGGTCAAGACACAGCATCGACCTTCATGCAGTGGATTGTCCTGCTCCTGGTTAAATATCCGGACATACAAGCTAAACTACATGAGCTCATAGACAAAGTGGTAGGCCAAGACAGACTGCCATCAATTGAGGACAGAAGCAGCCTGGCATACCTGGACGCCTTCATCTATGAGACAATGCGCTTCACCAGCTTTGTCCCTGTCACCATCCCGCATTCGACAACCTCAGACGTCACTATTGAAGGTCTCCACATCCCCAAAGATACGGTGGTCTTCATCAATCAGTGGTCTGTCAACCATGACCCCCTGAAATGGAAGGACCCACATATCTTTGACCCCACACGCTTCCTCGATGAAAAAGGGGCCCTTGATAAAGACATGACCAACAATGTCATGATTTTTTCAATGGGTAAAAGGCGATGTATTGGTGACCAGATAGCCAAGgtgaaagtgtttttattcacGGCAGTCTTGCTGCACCAGTGTAGCTTTGAGAGCGACCCCTCTCAGCCCCTCACTCTTGACTGCTCCTACGGGCTCTCACTGAAGCCCCTCCGATTCTGTGTCAACGCCAAGCTCAGGGGAAAGCTGCTTGGCTTAGTTTCCCCAGCATGA